A segment of the Streptomyces sp. NBC_01235 genome:
GAAGCTCGGAAAGGTCTCCTTCTCCGTCTACGGCGACGGCGACGGCGACCTGCTCTGGTCGTCCGGGGTGATCAAGGGCGGCGACCCGGCCGTGCCCGTCCATGTGAACCTCACGGGCCGCACGACCGTCCGCCTGGTGGTCGAGCCGCACAGCACCTTCGACTCGGTGGCACTCGGGGACTGGGCCGAGTCCAGGTTCACGTGCGCGTAGGGGCCTGAGGGGCGGTGGTGCCCGCTGTGTCCGGCGGTGGGGCGGGGTGGTCGCGCGCGGCTTCCGTGAGCTCGTGCAGCCCGTCGGTCGCCGTCATGGCCGTGCCTCGGGTGCGCTCGGCCGCGTAGCGCTCGGCGCCCAGGGCCTCGCGAGCCGCGGCGTCGGCTCGCTCGGCCCGGGTGTGGTCCGGCGTGGGACGCGGGTGGGGGCCGCGCAGAGCGTCGGCGGCCGCGAGGAGTCGGGCCGCGCGCGGGAAGTCCCCGAGCCGTGCCAGCAGGTCCGCCGCGCCGTCCACGATCGACGACGTGACCGCCTCGGCGCACTGGTCGGCCAGCGCCTGGGCCAGCGTGTCGGCGAGCATCGGCAGGCCGTGCTCGGGGCCGGACTCGGCCGCCGTGAGGTCCGCGTCGAGCATGCCCACCGCTGCCGAGAACTGGGGTGGCGGTGTGCCCTTCCCGATCGCCGCATGGGTCCGGTCGCAGAGCACGCGCGCGTGGGCGACCTCGCCCTCGTACAGCGCGATGTGGGCGCGCAGCAGCAGGACGAACGCCCGGACGTCCGGCACGCCGTAGCGGTCGGCGGCGCGGCTCGCCTCGTCCAGCGCGGCCATGGCGCCGTCGACGTCACCCGAGCGGTAGGCGATCTCCGCGAGCCGGGCGATGAGGAACGGCGACTCCGCGTACGCCCCGACCTCGTAGGCGAGCCGCAGCGCCTCGCGGTACTCGCGCTCCGCCTCCGCGAAGCGGCTGCGCGCCATCTCCGCCTCGCCGACCGCGCCGCACACCTGGGCCCGCATCCAGCGGTCGCCGACGCGCAGACTGAGCACCCGCAGCTCCGCCAGGTCGTCGTCCACGCCGTGCAGTCCGCCGGGTGAGTCGACGACCATGTGCGTGCGGAACATCAGGGTGCAGCCGAGTTCCCAGTCGCCGCCGTGGATACGGCAGTTGGCGACGGCCGCGTCCAGGGTGCCCCGGACGTCCACCGTGTCGCGCATCTGGAAGGCCGTCAACGGCCAGAGCAGACCGGGCATCAGCGCCGCCCGCGGGCCGCCCGGCTCGTAGTCGGCGCGCAGGCGGACCAGGTACTCCCGGTAGCGCGGGTCCGCGACGATGTCCTTCGGCTCGGACTCCGACACCAGGAACAGGTTCAGCATCCGCAGGTTCATCCGCTGCACGTACCGGGGGTCGCTGTCCTCCAGGGGCGCGGGCGCGTCGAGGAAGGCGTCGACGGGATCGACGGCGGCCATGCGGGCGGTGAGGTCGGCGGGGACGGGGGCGTTGTTCGAGGGCTGGAGTGTGTCCAGGACCGCGCCCAGGCGCAGGGTGCGGTCCGTCCACTCGGCACCTTCGTGGCGGTAGTTGCGCAGCCACCAGAACCAGCCCGTGGCGAAGCAGAGAGCGGCGGCTCCCTCCTCGTCGCCCGACGTGAGCGCGCGCTGGAGGCCCACGCGGATGTTGTCCAGCTCCGTCTCCAGACGGGAGATCCAGGGGAGTTGCTCGGCGGAGCGCAGCAGTGGATCGGCCCGCTCGACGAGCGCGCGCACCCACGCGCGGTGTCGCTGTTCGGCCGCCGCACGGGACCGCGGGAGCTCGGCGGCGCGTTCGGTGGCGTACTCGTGGATCGTCTCCAGCATGCGGTAGCGCATGTCGTCGCCACCGTTCCTCTCGCACGGGGCCGCCACCACCAGGGACTTGTCGACGAGCGCTCCGACAAGCTCCGCGACGGGGCCGGTGCACACGGCCTCCGCCGCCTCCAGGTCCCAGCCGCCCGCGAACACGGACAGCTCGCGCAGCACTGTGCGCTCAGGGTCGTCGAGCAGGTCCCAGGACCAGTCGACGACGGCCCGCAGGGTCTGCTGGCGGGGCAGGACCGTGCGGCTGCCTGAAGTGAGCAGGCGGAAGCGGTCGTCGAGGCGGTCGGCGACCTGGCGGGGGGTGAGCAGCCGGAGGCGGGCGGCGGCCAGCTCGATGGCGAGCGGCAGCCCGTCCAGCCGGCGGCAGATCTCCGCGATCGCCTCCTCGTCCCGCGGGGCGGCGACCGCCTCGGGGCGGGCGGCGGCCGCGCGCTCGGTGAAGAGGCGGTGTGCCTGGTCGGGGAGGAGGGGCTCGACCGGGCGGACCGACTCGCCGGGGACGCCCAGGGGTTCACGGCTGGTGGCGAGGATCGTGAGCCCGGGGCAGCGGGTGAGGAGGGTCTCGGCGAGGGCGGCGGCCGCGCCGATGACATGTTCGCAGTTGTCAAGGATCAGGAGTTGGCTGCGCGGGGCGCAGTACTCGACGAGCAGGGCGACCGGGTCGTCCTGCGGGGCCGCCAGCTCGATGGTTATCAGGACGGTCTCGCGCAGACCGAGGGCACTGACCACCGCGCCCGGCACCGCCTCCGGCCGGTCGAGCGGCGCCAGCTCGGCCAGCCACGCCTGCGGGAGCCCGGCGGCGGCTTCCTCGGCTAGACGGGTCTTTCCAGAGCCGCCCGGTCCGGTGAGCGTGACGAGACGGGCCCTGTGCAATTCGGAACGGATGGCGTCGAGCTCGGGTTCCCGGCCCACGAAAGAGGTAAGCCGCGGACGGATGTTGCCGGTGCGTTCGGGGAGTTGGAGGGGGGTGGGGGAGGTTGGGGGGTGGGTCGGTGCGGGGCCGCGTTTCCGTTGGGGGCGGGGGGTCGCTTCCGGGCGGTGCAGGAGTTCGGTGTGCAGTGCGCGCAGGTGTGGGCCCGGGTCGGTGCCGAGGCCGTCGGCGAGGGTGCGGCGGGCGGTCTCGTACGCGGCGAGGGCGTCGGCGTCGCGGCCGGTGTCGCGCAGGGCGCGGATGAGGAGGGCGTGCAGCGGTTCGTCGTAGGGGTGCGCGGCGGTCAGTTCCGTCAGGCGCGGTACGGCTTCGCGGGCGCGGCCGAGGAGGAGGTCCGCCTCGGCACGGGCGCGGGTGGCCTCCAGGTGGAGGGCCTCGGGGCGGGTGGCCGGGGTGCGGTCGGGGAGGTCGGCGAGGGCGGGGCCGCGCCACAGGGCGAGGGCGTCGTCGAGGGTGCGGGCGGCGGTGGGGGCGTCGCCCTGCCGCAGGGCTTCGGTGCCCTGGCGTACGAGTCGCTCGAAGACGAAGAGGTCGACGTCGTCCTCGGTCGCGGCGAGACGGTAACCGTCGGGGGCGGAGGTGACGTTGTCCTTGCCGACGGTACGGCGGAGACGGCCGATCAGGGCCTGGAGGGCGGCGGGGGCGTCCTGGGGCGGGGTCTCGGCCCAGACCTCGTCGATGAGGGTTTCCGGGGCGGTGGGGCGGCCTGGGTGGAGGGCCAGGGCGGTGAGGAGGGCGCGGAGGCGGGGGCCGGGGATGGGTACGGCGGTGCCCTGGTCGTCCTCTGTCTGGGTGACGCCCAGGATTCTGTACCGCACCCGTTCATTGTCACCGGGGGTGAGGCGGAGGGCACGGGGTTTCCGGTCGGTGGGGCATGGAGGGGGCGGAGTTGTCGCCTGGGGGGGGTACAGCTCCGTGGGTCCGGGGTGGCAGCTGGGGAGGATGGCGCGGCCCGGCGATTACTGGGTGCCGCTCTCTGTGGGACGGGCGCCGCCCCAGCGGCACGACTGCCCGCGGCTGTGCGAGCGACGGCCACGCAGCGGCCAACGGGCAGCGGTCCGCGCGTGTCCCCGTCTGCGCCCAACCCCCGTTGGGTGTGCCGTGATTCAGAGTTGCCGGTCGGGTGCCCGCCCCTCCGTCCGCCGGGGACCACGCCCCTCACCCCCCTGAGGAAACCGCCCGTCTCTGCGGAGCGATGCCCGCTGGTACCGCGCGTGCGCGGGCCGGGGTTCCTGTCCAGCAGGTTCCTCTGCGGGACAGGAGGCGGCGGAGCCAGAGTTCGAGGGAGACCAGGTCGGCGAGGCCGTCCAGGGAGAGGGGTTCGCCTGCCGCGGCAGCTCTGAGGGCCTTGCGGACGACTCTTGCCTCGATCAGGCCCGCTTCCGCGAGGAGGGGGGCCTCGAAGAGGGTGAGGAGGGGATCCATGGCCATGCGCAGGCCGGCCCGGGCCGCCGCGGTGGCGGGGGCCTGGGAGGGGGCGCCCCAGCCGGGCGGGAGATCGGTGATGCCGGCGCCCTTCAGGACGGTGCGCAGGATCGCGGCGCGCGCCCCCGGTTGCACGCGCAGGGTCTCGGGGAGTGCGCGGCACGCGCGGACGACCTGGTTGTCGAGGAACGGCGCGTGCAGTCGCTGGGAGCGGATCTCGGCGGCCTGTTCCAGGACGCGCAGGTCCATGGCATGACGCGTCAGGGCGGCACGCGCGCGGTAGTCGCCAGGGCGTTGGCCCGGGCCGACTCCGGACCGGTGCGCGGCGCCTTGTAGGCGAACCGATACTTCAGCCAGTGCCTCGCCCGTCAGCCAGCGGGCTGCCGGGCCCGCTCCGCCCCAGGTGAGGGCGGCCAGGGACGCCCCTACGGCGCCTCCGGAGTCGTCGAAACCGAAGCTGCGGTGCAGGAGGCGTTCGGCCAGTCCCTCCAACCCCGCTCGGTACGAGGTACGGGCGAGGCGGCGGGCCGCGCCGTACACGCGCGCGGGGACGAGTACCGAGCCGTCGGCCTTCGTCAACGCCGCGACGGGGCGTACCAGGTGGCGGCGTTTGCGGTCCATCAGCAGGTCCGCGAGACGGGCCGGGTGGGCGTCCAGGGCCTGGCGGGCGCCGTAGCCCGTGAAGTGGTCCGCGCTGCCCGCCGCGAGACGCACGCGATGGCGGGCGGCCGTGACCAGGCTGGGCCCGGGTTCGTCGGTCAGCGGGCCGTCCAGGTCGGCGTACGGCAGGGTCTCCTCGCCGCCGGCCACCACGACGTGGTGCAGGCGCGGGTTGGCCGCGAGGGTGCCGGCCCGTTCCAGTTCGGCCTCGCGGCCGCCGACGGCCAGGTCGTTGAAGGTGACGGCCAGCAGCCGCTCCCCCGCGCCCGTGCCGTGCCCGAGCAGCGTGCCCGGCATGCCGGGCAGGCCGGCCGCCAGGAGCGCCAGCGTGCCGGAGGCCGGGCCGCCGGAGAGGTCGGCGCCGATACCCGGAACGGGCATCCCGCGCGCGGCGCGCCGTTCCGCGGGTCCCATGCCGGGCACGGGGCCGGGGTCGATGTCGGGGACGTGCCGGGGCGCCGACAGACGCGCGCGTACCGCCTCGATGAGCGCGTCGCGCACGCCGTCGACCGCGCTGTCCGGGTCGGCCGGGGGCGCCGCCACGGCGAGCGAGGCCACCGGCTCGTACCCGGCGATCTCGCGGGCCCCGGCGCGAAGGATCAGCGCATGCCCCGGCGGAATGCGTCGCACGCCGTCGTAAGGGGAGGAGTCGTGCAGGGCGGCCGGTACGTCGGGGGCGGCGAGGAGGGCCGCCAGGTGGCCGAAGTCGAGGTTGGCCTCGATGAGGTCGGCCAGCGGCAGCGCGGCCGTCGCGTACGCCGTGCCGCCCGCCCAGGGGGTGTGGAACACCGGGCGCGCGCCCGCCAGATCGCCGCAGACGGTGACGCGCCGGCCGACCTGGACGATCGCCGTGTAGCTGCCCGGCCAGGCCGTCAGGTGCCGAAGAGCCCCTCCGCGCGCGGCGAACAGTCCGACACGCAGCTGTTCGTCGCTCGCCCCGCACGTGCCGAGGACCGCGATCCGGGTCTGGGCGTCGGCCGTCACCACCCGCACCTCGTCGGGGCGCCAGTCGCCGACCGCCCACAGCGGATCGGGGTCGCCCCACAGGAGTTGGGAGCCGACCGGGTGCAAGGTCTCACCGTCGTAGCCGACTTGGCCCCCGTACGCCGCTCCGTCGTCGTGGCGCCCGTCGTAGCCGACGGCTCCGCCCAGCGCACCCGCGGCGGTGCTGCTCCACCCCACCAACCACCGCATGGACGCCTCCACAGGCTGTGGACAACCGAGTGCACCGTACGAACGGTTCACATGCTGCCACGAAGAACGCGCCGTAGAAGGAGGCGGCGCCGCTTGCGATCCGGGGAGTGCGCCCGCGTGGACACGTCGGCGCCGGTTGCGTCGACCGCGCGCACCCCGGCGCCTGCGACGTGAATGCGCCCCCGGTACGCTCCCCCAGAACGCCCTGCGCGCCCTCGATTTCCATGGTGGGAGGCGTTGTCCCCCACGGAACACAGGGTCGATTTTCGGCCAAATCCCCGACACGCGTCCGACGTTGAGAACGTCCCGCGCAGGCTCCGCACACGCTCCGTGCACACGCGCGTGCCCTGAAAGGCTCGCGCCGGTCCGGGAGGCGGAGTACGCCCCCCGGACCGCTCCGCCGCCCGCGGGGATGTAGGCGGCGGTGTCCCCCAGCCCACTGGATCCAGTACAGCGGGCCGACCCACGCAGGACCCATGGAACCGCTCCCGCGGTGGCCGGAGAAGAGCGCACGGGCGGGCGCACGGCCACACAGCGGGAGCACGCCGCGACGGTCCGTGCGGGCGCCCGCACTGTCGTACGGACCACAATCCCGCCAACCGGAAGAATGCCCCTTAACGCTTGGGATGCGGCGAACTACGCTGGGTTTACGAATGCCGCATGGTTATGCCAGTGCGGCAGCCGTCTGTGTCGAGGGGTGGCGCAATGTCCAGGGAGCAACGCGGGCCGAACGAAAAACTCGGCGCCGTTCTCGCCCTCGCGGGAATCAGCAACGCAGGACTCGCGCGACGCGTCAACGATCTTGGCGCTCAACGCGGGTTGACTCTTCGCTACGACAAGACGTCCGTGGCGCGCTGGGTGTCGAAGGGCATG
Coding sequences within it:
- a CDS encoding BTAD domain-containing putative transcriptional regulator, which encodes MRYRILGVTQTEDDQGTAVPIPGPRLRALLTALALHPGRPTAPETLIDEVWAETPPQDAPAALQALIGRLRRTVGKDNVTSAPDGYRLAATEDDVDLFVFERLVRQGTEALRQGDAPTAARTLDDALALWRGPALADLPDRTPATRPEALHLEATRARAEADLLLGRAREAVPRLTELTAAHPYDEPLHALLIRALRDTGRDADALAAYETARRTLADGLGTDPGPHLRALHTELLHRPEATPRPQRKRGPAPTHPPTSPTPLQLPERTGNIRPRLTSFVGREPELDAIRSELHRARLVTLTGPGGSGKTRLAEEAAAGLPQAWLAELAPLDRPEAVPGAVVSALGLRETVLITIELAAPQDDPVALLVEYCAPRSQLLILDNCEHVIGAAAALAETLLTRCPGLTILATSREPLGVPGESVRPVEPLLPDQAHRLFTERAAAARPEAVAAPRDEEAIAEICRRLDGLPLAIELAAARLRLLTPRQVADRLDDRFRLLTSGSRTVLPRQQTLRAVVDWSWDLLDDPERTVLRELSVFAGGWDLEAAEAVCTGPVAELVGALVDKSLVVAAPCERNGGDDMRYRMLETIHEYATERAAELPRSRAAAEQRHRAWVRALVERADPLLRSAEQLPWISRLETELDNIRVGLQRALTSGDEEGAAALCFATGWFWWLRNYRHEGAEWTDRTLRLGAVLDTLQPSNNAPVPADLTARMAAVDPVDAFLDAPAPLEDSDPRYVQRMNLRMLNLFLVSESEPKDIVADPRYREYLVRLRADYEPGGPRAALMPGLLWPLTAFQMRDTVDVRGTLDAAVANCRIHGGDWELGCTLMFRTHMVVDSPGGLHGVDDDLAELRVLSLRVGDRWMRAQVCGAVGEAEMARSRFAEAEREYREALRLAYEVGAYAESPFLIARLAEIAYRSGDVDGAMAALDEASRAADRYGVPDVRAFVLLLRAHIALYEGEVAHARVLCDRTHAAIGKGTPPPQFSAAVGMLDADLTAAESGPEHGLPMLADTLAQALADQCAEAVTSSIVDGAADLLARLGDFPRAARLLAAADALRGPHPRPTPDHTRAERADAAAREALGAERYAAERTRGTAMTATDGLHELTEAARDHPAPPPDTAGTTAPQAPTRT
- a CDS encoding asparagine synthase-related protein, whose product is MRWLVGWSSTAAGALGGAVGYDGRHDDGAAYGGQVGYDGETLHPVGSQLLWGDPDPLWAVGDWRPDEVRVVTADAQTRIAVLGTCGASDEQLRVGLFAARGGALRHLTAWPGSYTAIVQVGRRVTVCGDLAGARPVFHTPWAGGTAYATAALPLADLIEANLDFGHLAALLAAPDVPAALHDSSPYDGVRRIPPGHALILRAGAREIAGYEPVASLAVAAPPADPDSAVDGVRDALIEAVRARLSAPRHVPDIDPGPVPGMGPAERRAARGMPVPGIGADLSGGPASGTLALLAAGLPGMPGTLLGHGTGAGERLLAVTFNDLAVGGREAELERAGTLAANPRLHHVVVAGGEETLPYADLDGPLTDEPGPSLVTAARHRVRLAAGSADHFTGYGARQALDAHPARLADLLMDRKRRHLVRPVAALTKADGSVLVPARVYGAARRLARTSYRAGLEGLAERLLHRSFGFDDSGGAVGASLAALTWGGAGPAARWLTGEALAEVSVRLQGAAHRSGVGPGQRPGDYRARAALTRHAMDLRVLEQAAEIRSQRLHAPFLDNQVVRACRALPETLRVQPGARAAILRTVLKGAGITDLPPGWGAPSQAPATAAARAGLRMAMDPLLTLFEAPLLAEAGLIEARVVRKALRAAAAGEPLSLDGLADLVSLELWLRRLLSRRGTCWTGTPARARAVPAGIAPQRRAVSSGG